In Elaeis guineensis isolate ETL-2024a chromosome 1, EG11, whole genome shotgun sequence, a genomic segment contains:
- the LOC105037988 gene encoding E3 ubiquitin-protein ligase PUB23, protein MAEVEIPSYFLCPISLQIMRDPVILPTGITYDRDSIERWIFSGKHNTCPVTKQSLPECDLTPNHTLRRLIQAWCALNPSDGIERFPTPKPPIDNAQIAKLIDDAKLPHLQLSSLRKLKEIVSESERNKRCVEATPGVLDFLASIVKKNSFTPGEEGILIRDDVESTTACDEALSILYLLQISEQRLHDFAIKNEDIIESLTSILQQQNYQSRAYATLLLKSILGVIAHAKLAGVREELFQEIVNVLRDRISHRADKAALQVLSLLCRWGRNRVKAAHAGAVPVLIELLLDENEKRVCELALVVLAWVCGCAEGRSELVGHAAGIAIVSKKILRISEVASEGAVRILNSVAKFSATTAVLQEMLQIGVVSKLCLVLQVDCGMKTKEKAREILRLHSRVWKKSPCLSSQFLISYPSS, encoded by the coding sequence ATGGCAGAGGTGGAGATCCCATCTTACTTCCTTTGCCCTATCTCCCTCCAAATTATGAGAGATCCAGTAATTCTTCCAACCGGCATCACCTACGACCGCGACAGCATCGAGCGTTGGATATTCTCCGGCAAGCACAACACATGTCCGGTGACCAAACAGTCCCTGCCGGAGTGCGACCTCACCCCGAACCATACTCTCCGGCGACTAATCCAAGCATGGTGTGCTCTCAATCCATCGGACGGCATCGAACGGTTCCCGACACCAAAGCCACCGATCGACAACGCCCAAATCGCCAAACTCATCGACGACGCCAAGCTGCCTCATTTGCAACTCTCATCGCTTCGAAAGCTCAAAGAGATTGTATCCGAAAGCGAGAGGAATAAGCGGTGTGTCGAGGCTACTCCCGGCGTGCTCGACTTCTTAGCTTCCATCGTTAAGAAGAACAGCTTTACTCCAGGTGAAGAAGGAATACTGATCCGTGATGACGTAGAGTCTACTACTGCTTGTGATGAAGCTCTCAGCATTCTTTACTTGCTTCAAATCTCCGAGCAGCGCCTTCATGACTtcgccatcaaaaatgaagacatCATCGAGTCGTTAACATCCATTTTGCAGCAACAAAATTACCAATCTCGAGCCTACGCAACATTACTTCTCAAGTCCATTCTTGGAGTGATTGCACATGCCAAGTTGGCTGGTGTTAGAGAAGAACTCTTCCAAGAGATTGTCAATGTGCTTCGTGATCGGATTTCGCACCGGGCCGACAAGGCAGCATTGCAAGTCCTTTCTTTATTGTGTCGATGGGGAAGGAATCGAGTTAAGGCTGCTCATGCTGGTGCTGTGCCAGTCCTAATTGAGCTACTGCTAGATGAGAATGAGAAAAGAGTGTGTGAATTGGCGCTTGTGGTGCTGGCTTGGGTTTGCGGGTGCGCCGAAGGGAGGTCGGAGCTGGTCGGCCATGCGGCAGGCATCGCAATTGTGTCCAAGAAGATACTAAGGATTTCGGAGGTGGCGAGCGAGGGGGCGGTGAGGATATTGAACTCGGTGGCCAAGTTCTCGGCGACAACAGCTGTTCTTCAGGAGATGCTGCAGATTGGAGTGGTGTCCAAGCTGTGTCTGGTGCTTCAAGTTGATTGTGGGATGAAGACTAAAGAGAAGGCTAGGGAGATCCTTAGGTTGCATTCAAGGGTCTGGAAGAAGTCACCTTGTTTGTCTTCTCAGTTCCTTATTTCCTATCCTTCTTCATGA
- the LOC105037987 gene encoding E3 ubiquitin-protein ligase PUB23-like, with amino-acid sequence MAEVEIPSHFLCPISLQIMRDPVTLPTGITYDRDSIERWIYSGKHNTCPVTKQSLPECDLIPNHTLRRLIQAWCALNQSDDIERFPTPKPPIDNAQIAKLIDDAKLPHLQLSSLRKLKEIVSESERNKLCVEATPGVLDFLASIVKKNSFTPGEEGILIRDDVESTTACDEALSILYLLQISEQRLHDFAIKNEDIIESLTSILQQQNYQSRAYATLLLKSILGVIAPAKLAGVREELFQEIVNVLGDRISHRADKAALQVLSLLCRWGRNRVKAAHAGAVPVLIELLLDENEKRVCELVLVVLALVCGCAEGRSELVGHAAGIAIVSKKILRISEVASDGAVRILNSVAKFSATAAVLQEMLQIGVVSKLCLVLQLDCGMKTKEKAKEILRLHSRVWKKSPCLSPQFLISYPSS; translated from the coding sequence ATGGCAGAGGTCGAGATCCCATCTCACTTCCTTTGCCCTATCTCCCTCCAAATTATGAGAGATCCAGTAACTCTCCCAACCGGCATCACCTACGACCGCGACAGCATCGAGCGTTGGATATACTCCGGCAAGCACAACACATGTCCGGTGACCAAACAGTCCCTGCCGGAGTGCGACCTCATCCCGAACCACACCCTTCGGCGACTAATCCAAGCGTGGTGTGCTCTCAATCAATCGGACGACATCGAACGGTTCCCGACACCAAAGCCACCGATCGACAACGCCCAAATCGCCAAACTCATCGACGACGCCAAGCTGCCTCATTTGCAACTCTCATCGCTTCGAAAGCTCAAGGAGATTGTATCCGAAAGCGAGAGGAATAAGCTGTGTGTCGAGGCTACTCCCGGCGTGCTCGACTTCTTAGCTTCCATCGTTAAGAAGAACAGCTTTACTCCAGGTGAAGAAGGAATACTGATCCGTGATGACGTAGAGTCTACTACTGCTTGTGATGAAGCTCTCAGCATTCTTTACTTGCTTCAAATCTCCGAGCAGCGCCTTCATGACTtcgccatcaaaaatgaagacatCATCGAGTCGTTAACATCCATTTTGCAGCAACAAAATTACCAATCGCGAGCCTACGCAACATTACTTCTCAAGTCCATTCTTGGAGTGATTGCACCGGCCAAGTTGGCTGGTGTTAGAGAAGAACTCTTCCAAGAGATTGTCAATGTGCTTGGTGATCGGATTTCGCACCGGGCCGACAAGGCAGCATTGCAAGTCCTTTCTTTATTGTGTCGATGGGGAAGGAATCGAGTTAAGGCTGCTCATGCTGGTGCTGTGCCAGTCCTAATTGAGCTACTGCTAGATGAGAATGAGAAAAGAGTGTGTGAATTGGTGCTTGTGGTGCTGGCCTTGGTTTGCGGGTGCGCCGAAGGGAGGTCGGAGCTGGTCGGCCATGCAGCAGGCATCGCAATTGTGTCCAAGAAGATATTAAGGATTTCAGAGGTGGCGAGCGATGGGGCAGTGAGGATATTGAACTCGGTGGCAAAGTTCTCGGCGACAGCAGCTGTTCTTCAGGAGATGCTGCAGATTGGAGTGGTGTCCAAGCTGTGTCTGGTGCTCCAACTTGATTGTGGGATGAAGACTAAGGAGAAGGCTAAAGAGATCCTTAGGTTGCATTCAAGGGTCTGGAAGAAGTCACCTTGTTTGTCTCCTCAGTTCCTTATTTCATATCCTTCTTCATGA